A window from Argopecten irradians isolate NY chromosome 3, Ai_NY, whole genome shotgun sequence encodes these proteins:
- the LOC138318159 gene encoding uncharacterized protein CXorf65 homolog, translating to MFVTVKYGDQQSRIFNANCRNEVLLHHIKRRCECVEREDIVELSDEKGVVKNLRNFPFDYGSEYLKERETLILLKVDNLPEDQDCDRMVYVPLLIELEHNKEFTDALNPKQEVRPTSSMDDDGRGNKKNVKGSSAASKGAKKGTDSKRTSAKSPRR from the exons atgtTTGTTACTGTGAAATATGGAG ATCAGCAAAGCAGGATCTTCAACGCTAACTGTCGCAATGAAGTACTTTTACACCACATCAAGCGTAGATGTGAGTGTGTAGAGCGGGAAG atattgTTGAACTGTCAGACGAGAAGGGCGTGGTGAAGAACCTTCGGAACTTCCCCTTCGATTACGGAAGTGAATACCTAAAAGAACGAGAGACCCTCATACTCCTCAAAGTGGATA ATTTACCAGAGGACCAGGACTGTGACCGGATGGTGTACGTCCCCCTTCTCATAGAGCTGGAGCACAACAAAGAATTTACAG ATGCTCTGAACCCCAAGCAGGAGGTGCGACCTACATCTTCCATGGACGATGACGGGCGCGGTAACAAGAAGAACGTCAAGGGATCGTCTGCTGCTTCAAAAGGCGCGAAAAAGGGCACAGATTCAAAACGGACGTCTGCTAAAAGTCCGCGGCGATAG